The proteins below come from a single Streptomyces sp. B3I8 genomic window:
- a CDS encoding alkaline phosphatase D family protein, which translates to MVELRLGPLLRYVDGSSATVWVEAGRRCTAEVRCAEGGGGSARTFEICGHHYALVPVTGLTPGTATPYEVLLDGERVWPLPDSPFPPSVIRPPAAHETLRVAFGSCRWAAPALGEKDPVGPDALDALATRVASDPGTPRPDVLLLLGDQVYADETSEATRDWLAGRRDLDRPPGAQVADYEEYTHLYYESWLDPEVRWLLSTVPSCMIFDDHDVIDDWNTSAAWVAEMRATPWWQDRVLGGLMSYWVHQHLGNLSPAELAKDEVYAAVRSVEDEEGDGDGDGEKGREEDRGKDGTEALRVHCARSDADPAHARWSYRRDFGRTRLLMVDSRAARVLAEGERDMLGAGEWAWLRAQVLDAPGSYDHLLIGTSLPWLLPHLIHDVESWDAALADGVRGARWARFGEWLRRALDLEHWAAFPPSFDALADLIAAAGSGPGAPATICVLSGDVHHAYVAEPSWPAGGAGPDAHVVQLTCSPVHNSVPLSIKVVFRFGWTRPGRALGRLLARHGRRARPAVDWRRTGGPWFGNQLMTLTLQGRAARLRLEQARSPRVTEGEGRSGRGGRLVTLRETRLSGPDSRDLEDQTSNPARKGADSF; encoded by the coding sequence ATGGTGGAACTGCGGCTGGGGCCGCTGCTGAGGTACGTCGACGGCTCGTCCGCGACCGTCTGGGTCGAGGCGGGCCGTCGCTGCACCGCCGAGGTGCGCTGCGCGGAGGGCGGCGGCGGAAGCGCCCGCACGTTCGAGATCTGCGGCCACCACTACGCGTTGGTGCCGGTCACCGGGCTCACCCCGGGCACGGCGACACCGTACGAGGTGCTGCTCGACGGGGAGCGGGTGTGGCCGCTGCCCGACTCGCCGTTCCCGCCGTCCGTGATCCGCCCCCCGGCCGCGCACGAGACGCTGCGCGTGGCCTTCGGCTCCTGCCGCTGGGCCGCGCCCGCGCTCGGCGAGAAGGACCCCGTCGGCCCGGACGCCCTGGACGCGCTCGCCACCCGCGTCGCCTCCGACCCCGGCACCCCGCGCCCGGACGTGCTCCTGCTGCTCGGCGACCAGGTGTACGCCGACGAGACCTCCGAGGCGACCCGCGACTGGCTGGCCGGCCGCCGCGACCTGGACCGGCCGCCCGGCGCCCAGGTCGCGGACTACGAGGAGTACACCCACCTCTACTACGAGTCCTGGCTCGACCCCGAGGTGCGCTGGCTGCTGTCCACCGTGCCGAGCTGCATGATCTTCGACGACCACGACGTCATCGACGACTGGAACACCAGCGCCGCCTGGGTCGCCGAGATGCGCGCCACCCCGTGGTGGCAGGACCGGGTGCTCGGCGGGCTGATGTCGTACTGGGTCCACCAGCACCTGGGCAACCTCTCGCCCGCCGAACTGGCGAAGGACGAGGTGTACGCGGCGGTCCGGTCCGTCGAGGACGAGGAGGGGGACGGGGACGGGGACGGGGAGAAGGGCCGGGAGGAGGACAGGGGCAAGGACGGTACGGAGGCGCTGCGCGTCCACTGCGCCCGCTCCGACGCCGACCCCGCCCACGCCCGCTGGAGCTACCGACGCGACTTCGGCCGGACCCGGCTGCTGATGGTGGACAGCAGGGCGGCGCGCGTTCTGGCCGAGGGCGAGCGGGACATGCTCGGTGCCGGCGAGTGGGCGTGGCTGCGCGCACAGGTGCTGGACGCCCCGGGGTCGTACGACCATCTGCTGATCGGCACGTCGCTGCCGTGGCTGCTCCCGCACCTGATCCACGACGTGGAATCGTGGGACGCCGCGCTGGCCGACGGCGTACGGGGCGCGCGCTGGGCACGGTTCGGGGAGTGGCTGCGGCGGGCGCTGGACCTGGAGCACTGGGCGGCGTTCCCCCCGTCGTTCGACGCGCTGGCGGACCTGATCGCCGCGGCGGGGTCGGGCCCCGGCGCGCCCGCGACGATCTGCGTGCTGTCCGGAGACGTCCACCACGCCTACGTCGCCGAGCCGAGCTGGCCGGCGGGCGGCGCCGGTCCCGACGCGCACGTGGTGCAGTTGACCTGTTCGCCCGTGCACAACTCCGTGCCGCTCTCCATCAAGGTGGTGTTCCGCTTCGGCTGGACCCGGCCCGGACGTGCGCTCGGCCGTCTGCTGGCCCGGCACGGCCGCCGCGCCCGCCCGGCCGTCGACTGGCGCCGCACGGGCGGGCCCTGGTTCGGCAACCAGCTCATGACCCTGACGCTGCAAGGACGTGCGGCCCGGCTGCGGCTGGAACAGGCGAGGTCCCCGCGGGTCACGGAGGGCGAGGGACGGAGCGGCAGGGGCGGCCGGCTGGTGACGCTGAGGGAGACCCGGCTGAGCGGACCCGACTCCAGAGACCTCGAAGATCAAACCTCGAATCCGGCCCGAAAAGGCGCCGACAGTTTTTGA
- a CDS encoding DoxX family protein, protein MSGRLNSARPYAVGLFRIVLGLLFTCHGAASLFGVLGGAMGTDGGTIEAGTWPGWYAAVIQLVCGALVLLGLATRPAAFLASGSMAFAYFHVHQPNGLWPIQNGGEQAALFCWTFLLLVFTGPGAFALDNVLRLTRTDRTARTETEEDRTTEPVTV, encoded by the coding sequence ATGTCAGGACGTCTCAACAGCGCCCGGCCCTACGCCGTCGGGCTCTTCCGCATCGTGCTCGGCCTGCTCTTCACCTGCCACGGCGCCGCCTCGCTGTTCGGCGTGCTCGGCGGCGCCATGGGCACCGACGGCGGCACCATCGAGGCCGGCACCTGGCCGGGCTGGTACGCCGCCGTGATCCAGCTCGTGTGCGGCGCACTGGTCCTGCTCGGCCTCGCCACCCGCCCGGCCGCGTTCCTCGCCTCGGGCTCGATGGCGTTCGCGTACTTCCACGTCCACCAGCCGAACGGCCTCTGGCCGATCCAGAACGGCGGCGAGCAGGCCGCCCTGTTCTGCTGGACCTTCCTCCTCCTGGTCTTCACGGGCCCCGGCGCCTTCGCCCTGGACAACGTCCTGCGCCTGACCCGCACCGACCGCACCGCCCGCACGGAGACGGAGGAGGACCGCACGACGGAGCCGGTGACCGTCTGA
- a CDS encoding MarR family winged helix-turn-helix transcriptional regulator: MEQTPDDVSESAARAARDLTVVFNRLRRRLRSVAGDEDLTPPQVSALTLVGKHGAATASALASAEGVRPQSMATTLASLDRAGLIHRNPDPDDGRRQLVTLTEAGRERIEGDRQARRRWLARTIEERYDEDERRTILDALELLERLTQS, translated from the coding sequence ATGGAGCAGACCCCCGACGACGTCTCCGAGTCCGCCGCCCGCGCCGCACGCGATCTGACCGTCGTGTTCAACCGGCTGCGGAGGCGCCTGCGTTCGGTCGCCGGGGACGAGGACCTGACTCCGCCGCAGGTCTCGGCGCTCACCCTCGTCGGCAAGCATGGCGCGGCCACGGCCAGCGCCCTGGCCTCCGCCGAGGGGGTGCGCCCGCAGTCGATGGCGACCACGCTGGCCTCGCTCGACCGGGCCGGACTGATCCACCGCAACCCCGACCCCGACGACGGCCGCCGCCAGCTCGTCACGCTCACCGAGGCGGGCCGCGAGCGCATCGAGGGCGACCGGCAGGCCCGCCGCCGGTGGCTGGCGCGCACGATCGAGGAGCGGTACGACGAGGACGAGCGGCGCACGATTCTCGACGCCCTCGAGCTGCTGGAACGGCTCACCCAGTCGTGA
- a CDS encoding MFS transporter yields the protein MSPVLARALRMLRPNGGSGSDGGDSGRNSRYSGKGGNAFDRRLIAPMLLGSICNPINSSMIAVALVPIGAAFGATPSRTAWLVTGLYLATALGQPVIGRLVDMFGPRRLYLLGTGTVGVAGLLGAVSPSLGVLIAARVLLGFGTSAAYPASMQLIRRESERTGKDSPAGILTALSVANQTVSVIGPALGGFLIGLGGWRAVFTVNVPLSAACLVLGALYLPGTAPGERSRRPVDLPGMLLFAALLLSAMLFLMSPRAALWYLPVLTAAAAAGFAARELRVAEPFIDLRVLGGNIPLLATYARQFLGYLTSYAFLYGFTQWLEEGRGLPASTAGLVLLPLSLTALTVSGVTGRREAVRAKLVVGGVVQVAGCVVLLLLDAGSPVWLLLLGGVVMGVPQGLIGLANQNALYRQSDPARIGTAAGLLRTFTYLGALGSSAADSAFFTHGADTAGMHDLALFMLVGSAALVAVSLLDRSLRTVTPDSRR from the coding sequence GTGAGCCCGGTACTCGCCCGCGCGCTCAGGATGCTCCGCCCGAACGGCGGCAGCGGCAGCGACGGCGGCGACAGCGGCAGGAACAGCAGGTACAGCGGCAAGGGGGGCAACGCCTTCGACCGGCGCCTGATCGCCCCGATGCTCCTCGGTTCGATCTGCAACCCGATCAATTCCTCCATGATCGCCGTCGCCCTGGTGCCGATCGGCGCCGCCTTCGGCGCCACCCCCTCGCGCACCGCCTGGCTGGTCACCGGCCTGTACCTGGCCACCGCGCTGGGCCAGCCGGTGATCGGCCGACTGGTCGACATGTTCGGCCCCCGCCGTCTCTACCTCCTCGGCACCGGCACCGTGGGCGTCGCCGGACTGCTGGGCGCGGTCTCCCCGTCCCTCGGCGTGCTGATTGCCGCCCGCGTGCTGCTCGGCTTCGGCACCTCCGCGGCGTACCCGGCGTCCATGCAGCTCATCCGGCGCGAGTCGGAGCGCACGGGCAAGGACAGCCCGGCCGGGATCCTCACCGCGCTCTCTGTCGCGAACCAGACCGTCTCCGTGATCGGCCCGGCCCTCGGCGGGTTCCTCATCGGCCTGGGCGGCTGGCGGGCCGTCTTCACCGTCAACGTGCCGCTGTCCGCGGCCTGCCTGGTCCTCGGCGCGCTGTACCTGCCCGGCACCGCGCCCGGCGAACGCTCCCGGCGCCCCGTCGACCTGCCCGGCATGCTGCTGTTCGCCGCGCTGCTGCTCTCCGCCATGCTGTTCCTGATGAGCCCGCGGGCGGCCCTGTGGTACCTGCCGGTGCTCACCGCCGCCGCGGCCGCCGGCTTCGCCGCCCGGGAGCTGCGGGTGGCCGAGCCGTTCATAGACCTGCGGGTGCTCGGCGGCAACATCCCCCTGCTGGCCACGTACGCGCGTCAGTTCCTCGGCTACCTCACCTCGTACGCCTTCCTCTACGGCTTCACGCAGTGGCTGGAGGAGGGGCGCGGGCTGCCCGCCTCCACCGCCGGACTGGTGCTGCTCCCCCTCTCACTGACCGCGCTCACCGTCTCCGGCGTCACCGGGCGGCGGGAGGCGGTGCGGGCGAAGCTCGTGGTCGGCGGGGTGGTGCAGGTCGCGGGCTGTGTCGTCCTGCTGCTGCTCGACGCCGGCAGCCCGGTGTGGCTGCTGCTGCTCGGCGGTGTCGTGATGGGCGTGCCGCAAGGTCTGATCGGTCTGGCCAACCAGAACGCCCTCTACCGGCAGTCCGACCCCGCGCGGATCGGCACCGCCGCCGGACTGCTGCGCACCTTCACCTACCTCGGCGCGCTCGGCTCCTCCGCCGCCGACTCGGCGTTCTTCACCCACGGCGCCGACACGGCGGGGATGCACGACCTCGCGCTGTTCATGCTCGTGGGGTCGGCCGCGCTCGTCGCGGTGTCGCTGCTCGACCGTTCCCTGCGGACGGTCACCCCAGACAGCCGGAGATGA
- a CDS encoding hydrolase, which yields MALTALDPTTALVVIDLQAGIVGMDTQPHAAADVVSRSAELADAFRARNLPVVLVRVSFAADGADAVPGRTEAPARRGALPEGWDVVVDELAGHPGDIHITKRNWGAFHGTGLDVQLRRRGVTQIVLTGIATSIGVESTARSAHEHGYHVTLATDAMADSSAEAHRGSVERIFPRLGETGTTEEILDLLEKTHA from the coding sequence ATGGCACTCACCGCCCTCGACCCCACCACCGCCCTCGTCGTCATCGACCTGCAGGCCGGCATCGTCGGCATGGACACCCAGCCGCACGCCGCCGCCGACGTCGTCTCCCGCTCGGCCGAGCTGGCCGACGCGTTCCGCGCCCGGAACCTGCCGGTCGTCCTGGTCCGCGTCTCCTTCGCGGCCGACGGCGCCGACGCCGTGCCCGGCCGCACCGAGGCCCCCGCGCGCCGCGGCGCGCTCCCCGAGGGCTGGGACGTCGTCGTCGACGAACTCGCGGGCCACCCCGGCGACATCCACATCACCAAGCGCAACTGGGGCGCGTTCCACGGCACCGGTCTGGATGTGCAGCTCCGCCGCCGGGGCGTCACGCAGATCGTGCTGACCGGCATCGCCACCAGCATCGGCGTGGAGTCCACCGCCCGCTCCGCCCACGAACACGGTTACCACGTCACCCTGGCCACCGACGCCATGGCCGACTCCAGCGCGGAGGCCCACCGGGGCAGCGTGGAGCGGATCTTCCCGCGCCTCGGGGAGACGGGCACGACGGAGGAGATCCTGGACCTGCTGGAGAAGACGCACGCATGA
- a CDS encoding DUF2277 domain-containing protein — MCRSIKTLRPPALPEQATEEEVRAAALQYVRKVSGFRAPAAHNREVFDRAVDAVAAATAELLSGLEVRGAHHAGAGTGA, encoded by the coding sequence ATGTGCCGAAGCATCAAGACCCTCCGCCCGCCCGCGCTCCCCGAGCAGGCCACCGAGGAGGAGGTCCGGGCGGCCGCGCTCCAGTACGTCCGCAAGGTGTCGGGCTTCCGCGCCCCCGCCGCGCACAACCGTGAGGTGTTCGACCGGGCGGTGGACGCCGTGGCGGCCGCCACGGCGGAACTGCTGTCCGGCCTGGAGGTCCGCGGAGCACACCACGCGGGCGCCGGAACCGGCGCCTGA
- a CDS encoding DedA family protein, with amino-acid sequence MLESVGPLVGSPWIYAAVALSVLLDVFVPLLPSGVLVITAATAAAAGSAGDATAAAGDVVVDHVPDILVLALCAATASVVGDLFAYRVGRLGGERLDRAIARSRRLTGAQERLGAALSRGGGALVVLARFAPAGRSVVSLAAGVAQRRVREFLPWSALAGVAWAAYSVALGYFGGQWLGTTWLATGVSFGALFVAGAGAGYLVRRPSAVREEGAV; translated from the coding sequence GTGCTGGAGAGTGTGGGGCCGCTGGTCGGCAGCCCGTGGATCTATGCCGCCGTGGCCTTGTCCGTGCTGCTCGACGTGTTCGTGCCGCTGTTGCCGAGCGGGGTCCTCGTGATCACCGCCGCGACGGCCGCCGCCGCGGGCTCCGCGGGCGATGCGACGGCCGCCGCGGGGGACGTCGTCGTCGACCACGTGCCGGACATCCTCGTGCTCGCCCTGTGCGCGGCCACCGCCTCGGTGGTGGGGGATCTGTTCGCGTACCGCGTCGGGCGGCTCGGTGGTGAGCGGCTGGACCGGGCCATCGCCCGTTCCCGGCGGCTGACCGGCGCGCAGGAACGTCTTGGCGCGGCCCTGTCGCGGGGCGGCGGCGCGCTGGTGGTGCTGGCGCGGTTCGCCCCGGCCGGCCGCTCGGTGGTGTCGCTGGCCGCGGGGGTCGCGCAGCGCCGGGTGCGCGAGTTCCTGCCCTGGTCAGCGCTGGCGGGCGTGGCCTGGGCCGCCTACAGCGTGGCGCTCGGTTACTTCGGCGGACAGTGGCTCGGTACGACGTGGCTGGCCACCGGCGTCTCCTTCGGGGCGCTCTTCGTCGCGGGAGCCGGCGCGGGTTATCTCGTACGCCGCCCTTCGGCGGTCCGGGAGGAGGGCGCCGTCTAG
- a CDS encoding GlxA family transcriptional regulator, producing MKVAVLVVDDVFDSGLTSVLDVLRSANELRDELPQPPPPWEVDLVGVRAGPVRTGGGLVVRTTPADLSGTGRMPDVLVVPGVTYKQPGPLLEWVAAEAQRPARELLRRHRAEGVPVAAACTATFLLAESGVLDGLEATTSWWLAPHFRRRYPRVRLDETHMLTHADGVLTAGAAFAHLDLALALVRQRSPALAELTARYLVIDARPAQSSYAVPSHLARADPLVDAFERRLRTRLDQPLSIADTARALGSSERTLQRACDRTLGISPVQFAQQIRLEQAVHLLRTTELSTEAVARRVGYHNATTLTTLLRSRRDTSPGMLRRPPATGRPAQ from the coding sequence ATGAAGGTCGCGGTGCTGGTCGTTGACGACGTGTTCGACTCGGGGCTGACGTCCGTACTGGACGTGCTGCGGTCGGCCAACGAACTGCGGGACGAACTGCCGCAGCCGCCACCGCCCTGGGAGGTCGACCTCGTCGGTGTCCGCGCCGGACCCGTGCGCACCGGTGGCGGACTCGTCGTCCGGACCACCCCGGCCGACCTGTCCGGCACCGGGCGGATGCCGGACGTGCTGGTCGTGCCCGGCGTGACGTACAAACAGCCGGGCCCGCTGCTGGAGTGGGTGGCGGCCGAGGCACAGCGGCCCGCGCGCGAACTGCTGCGCCGCCACCGCGCCGAAGGCGTGCCCGTGGCCGCCGCCTGCACCGCGACCTTCCTGCTCGCCGAGAGCGGCGTCCTCGACGGCCTGGAGGCGACGACCAGTTGGTGGCTGGCACCCCACTTCCGACGCCGCTATCCGCGGGTGCGTCTGGACGAGACGCACATGCTCACCCACGCCGACGGCGTCCTCACCGCCGGAGCCGCGTTCGCGCACCTCGACCTCGCGCTCGCCCTGGTCCGGCAGCGCAGCCCGGCTCTGGCGGAACTCACCGCCCGCTACCTGGTGATCGACGCCCGGCCCGCCCAGTCCTCCTATGCCGTCCCCAGTCACCTGGCGCGCGCGGACCCACTGGTCGACGCCTTCGAACGCCGGCTGCGCACCCGCCTCGACCAGCCGCTGAGCATCGCCGACACCGCGCGCGCCCTGGGCAGCAGCGAACGCACGCTGCAACGTGCCTGCGACCGGACGCTCGGCATCTCCCCCGTGCAGTTCGCGCAGCAGATCCGTCTCGAGCAGGCCGTGCACCTGCTGCGTACCACCGAGTTGTCCACCGAGGCCGTGGCCCGCCGCGTCGGCTACCACAACGCCACGACGCTGACCACGCTGCTGCGCAGCCGCCGGGACACCAGCCCGGGCATGCTCCGCAGGCCGCCGGCCACCGGCCGGCCCGCACAGTAG
- a CDS encoding putative quinol monooxygenase: MHLPLGLLARIEAKPDRVQEVHDLLTGALSLAQAEEGTVTWFAFRLGPTTFGVFDAFATDDARRAHLEGRIAQALVGQGAHLLAEEPDIRPVDILAAKLPAPTPA; this comes from the coding sequence ATGCACCTCCCGCTCGGCCTGCTGGCCCGCATCGAAGCGAAGCCCGACCGCGTCCAGGAAGTCCACGACCTGCTCACCGGAGCGCTGTCCCTGGCGCAGGCGGAAGAGGGGACCGTGACCTGGTTCGCCTTCCGGCTGGGCCCCACCACGTTCGGCGTCTTCGACGCCTTCGCCACCGACGACGCCCGGCGGGCCCACCTCGAGGGCAGGATCGCCCAGGCCCTCGTCGGCCAGGGGGCCCACCTGCTGGCCGAGGAACCGGACATCCGGCCGGTGGACATCCTCGCCGCGAAGCTCCCGGCGCCCACCCCCGCCTGA
- a CDS encoding DUF4097 family beta strand repeat-containing protein, with product MSRTANRRRGLLSAVVLGGVVAVAAGCGADAGDDNAPDHRSFALHGRTLTVDSDDSTLVLVPGDGDKVRVTRWFKGKVVLGGDPKVSWKVDGDRLVLRTHCSGFVADCSAKHRIEVPRGIAVTVREDDGGVTARGFRSALDIRTADGAVRVSDVGGPLSLHSDDGSVHATGVGSHTVRVGTKDGSVHLDLNTVPDRVAAESDDGSLTLALPRAAYRVTATSKDGSVHVSVPRDDGSPHVIGARTQDGSVTVRTGR from the coding sequence ATGAGCAGGACGGCGAATCGGCGGCGCGGGCTGTTGTCTGCGGTGGTGCTGGGCGGGGTCGTGGCCGTCGCGGCCGGGTGTGGTGCCGACGCGGGGGACGACAACGCGCCCGACCACCGGTCGTTCGCGTTGCACGGGCGGACGCTGACCGTCGACTCGGACGACTCCACGCTGGTGCTCGTCCCCGGCGACGGCGACAAGGTGCGCGTGACCCGGTGGTTCAAGGGCAAGGTCGTGCTCGGCGGCGACCCGAAGGTGTCCTGGAAGGTCGACGGCGACCGGCTGGTGCTGCGTACGCACTGCTCGGGCTTTGTCGCGGACTGTTCCGCCAAGCACCGCATCGAGGTGCCGCGCGGCATCGCGGTCACGGTCCGCGAGGACGACGGCGGCGTCACCGCGCGCGGTTTCCGTTCGGCGCTGGACATCCGCACGGCCGACGGGGCGGTGCGCGTCAGCGACGTCGGGGGACCGCTGTCCCTGCACTCCGACGACGGTTCGGTCCACGCCACCGGTGTCGGCTCCCACACCGTACGCGTCGGCACGAAGGACGGGTCCGTGCACCTGGACCTGAACACCGTCCCCGACCGGGTCGCGGCCGAGAGCGACGACGGCTCCCTCACGCTGGCGCTGCCGCGCGCCGCGTACCGGGTGACGGCCACGTCCAAGGACGGGTCCGTCCATGTGTCCGTGCCCCGGGACGACGGAAGCCCCCATGTGATCGGCGCCCGCACCCAGGACGGGTCGGTGACGGTCAGGACAGGTCGGTGA
- a CDS encoding amidase domain-containing protein — translation MKSRKLSRKRRRATIFTAAAASVVAGVAMLPNWSAGASTVDQPTVDKQTKATFQNLADAVFTDRTDALVATDKQQYRGRKSLSNRFHGDVRLSQSLTRDEHTAVSTLQDRKKRLASLGEQYSGAKTSVTLDKTRVNGRHATAEVTETTTLTYAKAKGKQPKTTGFQAHHKLSFTADRDGDWQLTQVRDTDDGVAVNQPTAPTVKAPATATDDAPPEATRSAITRNPAAAPKNLTSGTYNYQAMADYAKKYWSSYNPDYPDFNGAGEGGDCTNFVSQSLKAGGWKHVPGDGTDFHKWFGNSDIQSDSFVGVNEFSWFALSSKRVTSLANVYQLDVGDVLQMDFNKDGSKDHTMIVTSRVNGVPYLSYHSTNTYNRSLASIIASYPNAAYYAYRT, via the coding sequence GTGAAGTCAAGGAAATTGAGCCGCAAGCGGCGACGCGCGACCATATTCACTGCGGCGGCCGCCTCGGTCGTCGCGGGCGTGGCCATGCTGCCCAACTGGAGCGCGGGCGCATCCACGGTGGACCAGCCCACCGTGGACAAGCAGACGAAGGCGACCTTCCAGAACCTGGCCGACGCGGTCTTCACCGACCGCACGGACGCCCTGGTCGCCACTGACAAGCAGCAGTACCGGGGCCGCAAGTCCCTGTCGAACCGCTTCCACGGCGACGTCCGGCTGTCCCAGTCGCTCACGCGCGACGAGCACACGGCCGTCTCGACGCTGCAGGACCGCAAGAAGCGCCTCGCCTCGCTCGGCGAGCAGTACAGCGGCGCCAAGACCAGCGTCACGCTGGACAAGACCCGGGTGAACGGCCGTCACGCCACCGCCGAGGTCACCGAGACCACGACGCTGACGTACGCGAAGGCCAAGGGCAAGCAGCCCAAGACCACCGGCTTCCAGGCCCACCACAAGCTGTCGTTCACGGCCGACAGGGACGGCGACTGGCAGCTCACCCAGGTGCGCGACACGGACGACGGCGTCGCCGTCAACCAGCCGACCGCGCCGACGGTCAAGGCGCCGGCCACCGCCACCGACGACGCCCCGCCGGAGGCCACCCGCTCCGCCATCACGCGGAACCCGGCGGCCGCCCCGAAGAACCTGACGTCGGGCACGTACAACTACCAGGCCATGGCGGACTACGCCAAGAAGTACTGGAGCAGCTACAACCCGGACTACCCCGACTTCAACGGGGCCGGCGAGGGCGGCGACTGCACCAACTTCGTCAGCCAGTCGCTGAAGGCCGGCGGCTGGAAGCACGTGCCGGGTGACGGCACGGACTTCCACAAGTGGTTCGGCAACTCGGACATCCAGTCGGACTCGTTCGTCGGCGTCAACGAGTTCTCCTGGTTCGCCCTGTCCTCGAAGCGGGTCACGAGCCTCGCCAACGTCTACCAGCTCGACGTCGGCGACGTGCTGCAGATGGACTTCAACAAGGACGGGTCCAAGGACCACACCATGATCGTCACGTCGCGCGTGAACGGTGTGCCGTACCTGTCGTACCACTCGACCAACACGTACAACCGGTCGCTGGCGAGCATCATCGCGTCGTACCCCAACGCGGCGTACTACGCGTACCGCACGTGA